The DNA segment GGGCGCGGGCTACCGCAGGCAGCCCCTGCTGTCCCCGCACAACATGTACCTGCTGGTGCTCGGCGAGCAGGGGCTGACCGGGCTGCTGTGCCTCGCGGGCGGCTGGCTGGCCATGCTGGTGCGCGGGCTGCGCGGCCTGTGGCGGACGCGCCGCCCGGGACCGGTCCCGGAGTGCGCCCTGATCGGCTGCGGCCTGCTGTTCTGGCAACTCGTCGACTTCGCCTACGCCGACATCGGCGGCCCGTCGACCGTCCTGACCGCGGTGTGCTTCGGGCTGGTCGCGTGGTGGGCCCTGGTCGGCGGCGACGAGCCCGCCCCGACCTGCCCCGCCGCGCCCTCGCCGCGGCCTCGCGGGCGCGCCGGGAAGGCCGTCGTCCGGTGACGGTGACGCCCTCACGGGGCCCCGGCCCTGACATGGCCCCGCCGGCCGGTCCGACCGGGCCGACCGGCGGCGACCGCGCCCCTCGCCACCCGGCGCCCACCACCCCGACCGCCCCCACCGTCGCGGCCGCCCCCACGCCCGTTCCCGCCCCCATTCCGGTCCCGGTTCCCGCGCCCGCCCCCGAACGGCAAGCCCCCCTGACCGGCCGTTCGCTCGCCAAGGCCACCCTCCTCACCGCCTCCCTCTCGGTCGCGGGGGCGTTGCTGGGGCTGGTGCGGGACCAGTCGCTGGCGCGGCTGTTCGGGGCCGGCCGGGACACGGACGCCTTCCTGGTGGCGTGGACCGTGCCGGAGTTCGCGGCCACGCTGCTCATCGAGGACGGGCTGGCGTTCGCGCTGATCCCGGCGTTCAGCGTGGCGCTGGCCCGCCGGGCGCGGGGCGCTGCCGGGGACCCGGTACGGTCCCTGATCGCCGGTACGCTCCCCCGGCTGGCGCTGGCCTTCGCCGCCGTGGGCGCGCTGGTCGCCGTGGCGGCCCCGGGGGTCGTCAAGGTCCTGGCGCCCGGTCTGCCCGACCCCGGGCTCGCCGTGGACTGCACCCGGATCACCGCGACCTGCGTGGTCAGCTTCGGCCTCGCCGGGTACTGCAGCGCGGCCCTGCGGGCGCACCGCCGCTTCCTGGCACCGGCCGCGATCTACGTCGCCTACAACACGGGCATCGTCACGGCGATGTTCGCGCTCGGCGGCGCCTGGGGGGTGCGCTCGGCGGCGTTCGGGGTCGCGGTGGGCGGGGTGCTGATGGTCCTCACCCAACTGCCGTCGCTGGTGGGCCAGTTCCGCGCGCGCCGGGTGACGGGCGGCGGCGGACCCGACACGGGCGGGGCGCCGCGCCCCCTGGACGTTCCGCTGATGGCCACCGTGCTGCTGTTCGCGCTGTGCCGGCAGTCGCAGGTGCTCATCGAGCGGTTTCTCGCCTCCAGCCTGCCCGCCGGGGCCATCTCGCACCTGAACTACGCCCAGAAGATCGCGCAGATCCCGATGACCATGTCGATGATGCTGTGCACGGTCACCTTCCCGGTGGTGGCGCGGGCGCTGGCCGAGGGCGACACCGAGCGGGCCCGGATCCGGGTGGAGCGGGACCTGTCGGTGGCCTCCTGCCTGGTGCTGCTCGGCACCGCCGCCGTGGTGGCCTGCGCACCGCAGATCGTCCATCTGCTTTTCCAGCGGGGCGCGTTCACCGCCCGGGACACCGCGGCGACCGCGGGGGTGATGCGGGTGTACGCGCTCGGACTGCTCGGCCAGACCCTGACGGGTGTCCTGGTCCGCTCCTACTTCTCGGCGGGCCGCGCCACCTGGTACCCGGTCGGCGCCATGGCCGCCGGGATCGCCGCGACCTCCCTGATCGGCGCCGGCACGGTCGGCGCGTACGGCGTGACCGGGATCGCCGCCGCCAACGCCACCGGCATCACGCTGACCGCCGCCCTGCTGCTGTGCGGCATGCGCACCGCCCGGCACGGCCGCCCGCGTGGGGTGCCGGTCCGCACCGGGCCCGTGCTGCGTGAGCTGGGCCGGCCGCTGGGGGCCGCGGTGCCGGCCACGGCGGCCGGGGCGCTCGTGGCGGCCCGGCCCACCGCTCCCCTCGCGGGGTTCGCCGCCGGTGGCGTCACCGTGACCGTCGTCTTCGTCCTGCTCTGCTGGGCCCTGGGTGCCCAGGGCTTCGCTCCCGCGTTCCGTTCCATGACCGCCCACACCCGAAGGCTCGCCCATGCCGTCTTCCGTTGAGTCCGTCCCCCGCGCCGACTCCTCGGGCCCGGCCAGACCCGGCCCGGTCCCGTGGATCGCCATGTACCACTCGGTCGGCGACCGCTCCGACGACCCGTACCGCGTCACGGTCACGCCCGGCCGGCTGGAGCGGCAGCTGCGCTGGCTGCGCGGGCGCGGTCTGCGGGGGGTGTCCGTCGCCGAGCTGCTCGCCGCCCGCGCCCGCGGTGAGGGCCGCGGCCTGGTGGGCCTCACCTTCGACGACGGCTACGCCGACTTCCTCACCCACGCCCTTCCGCTGCTGGCCCGCTGGGACTGTACGGCGACCCTGTTCGTGCTGCCCGGCCGGCTCGGCGGCGTCAACGCCTGGGATCCGCTGGGCCCGCGCAAGCCGCTGCTCACCGCCGACGGCATCCGGGACGCGGCCCGGGCCGGCGTGGAGATCGGCTCGCACGGCCTCACCCACGTCGACCTGACCCGCGCCGACGACACCGTCCTCGGAGCCGAGACGGCCGGAAGCCGTTCCACGCTCCAGGAGTTGACGGGCGCGACGGTCGCCGGCTTCTGCTATCCCTACGGCACCGTCGACCAGCGCGCCGTGGACGCCGTACGGCGGGCCGGCTACGACTACGCCTGCGCCATCGACCCCGGCGGGCTGACCGGCCCGTTCGCGCTGCCCCGCGTGTACGTCGGGCAGGACGACACCGCCGCCCGCCTGTTCCTGAAGTACCGGCTGCACCGGCTGCGGCGCCGACCGGTCGAGGGGCTGTGATGAGGGCGCTGCATGTCATCACCGGGCTCGGCGTGGGCGGCGCCGAGCAGCAACTCCGGCTGCTGCTGCGCCACTTGCCCCTCACATGCGACGTGGTGACGCTGACCAACCCCGGGTCGGTGGCCGAGGGGCTGGCCGCCGACGGGGTGCGGGTGTCCCACCTCGGCATGGCGGGCAACCGTGACCTGGGCGCGCTGCCCCGCCTGGCCCGGCTGATCCGGCGCGGCGGCTACGACCTCGTGCACACCCATCTCTACCGGGCCTGCCTGTACGGCCGGATCGCGGCCCGGCTGGCCGGGGTGCGCGCGGTCGTCGCCACCGAACACTCCCTGGGCGACTCGCAGATGGAGGGCCGGCCGCTCACGGCGGGGGTGCGCGCGCTGTACCTGGCCGGGGAGCGGCTGGGCCGGGTCACGGTCGCCGTGTCGCCCACGGTCGCCGACCGCCTCACCCACTGGGGCGTGCCCCGGCCGCGCATCGCGGTCGTACCGAACGGCATCGACCTGGACCGGTTCCGCTTCGACCCGGTACGACGGCTGCGCGTCCGCGCCGAACTCGGCCTGACCGACGACGCGTTCGTCATCGGCGGCATCGGCAGGCTCGCGCCCGGCAAGCGCTTCGACGTCCTCGTGCACGCGCTCGCCCGGCTCCCCGGCGACTGCAGGCTGCTGCTGGCCGGCGGCGGCGCCGAGGAGGGCGCCCTGCGCCGCACCGCCGTCGAGGCCGGGGTCGCCGACCGGGTGCTGTTCACCGGGGAACGGCCGTGCGTCCCCGACGGCTCACCCGGCCCGGACCTGCCCGCGCTGGCCTCGGCGATGGACGTGCTCGCCTCGCCGTCCCCGGAGGAGGCGTTCGGACTGGCCGTCATCGAGGCGCTGGCCGCCGGGCTGCCGGTGCGGTACGCCTCCTGCCCGGCCGTCGAGGACCTGTCCCCGGAAGCCGCCCCCGGGGCCCGGCGCGTCCGGGGCGGCGCCGACGCCTACGCCCGCGCGCTCGCCGAGGTCCGTGCGGCCGAGCCCGGCCCGCGCACCGCCCCCGAGGCGGCCCGCCACTACCGCATCACCCGCAGCGCCGCCCTGCTGATGGACGTCTACGCGTCGGCGCTGGCCCGCACGGTCCCCTCGTCCCGTTCCCCGCAGAAAGTCAGCCCGTCATGACCGAGACCCACTCCCGGCGCCATCGCACCGCCTCCCGTCCGCCGGGCGGCCGTACCCTCCCGCCCTGGTCGCTGGTGGCGGCCGGCGTGCTCGCGGGCGGCCTGCTCGGCGGCGCCTACGGCGTGCTGAAACCGCCGGTGTACACGGCCACCAGCTACCTCGTCGCCGTACCCACCGAGCACTCCGACACCGCCTCCGCGCTCGGCTTCGCGCAGGTCTACGGCCGGGTCGCCACCCAGGACGTCGTACTGGCCGAGGCGCGGGCGGGCGCGGGCGTGCCGCTGGACACCCTGCGCGACAGCGTGCGCACGGCCACCTCGCCGGACGCGCCGATGGTCGCCGTCTCCGCCACCTCCGCGCGCCCCGCCCAGGCCGCCGCCATGGCCAACGCGGTGGCCGTCTCCCTGGCCCAGCACGCCGACGCCACCAAGGCCGACACCCACGTCGGGCTCCAGCGGTTCGCGCCCGCCGTGCCGCCGAGCACGCCGACCTCGGCCTCGGCGGGGGTGACCGCGCTGGTCGGGGCGAGCGCCGGCGGGCTGCTCGGCGGGCTGGCGCTGCTGGTCCGGCCGGGCCGCCGGCCGGAGGAGGAACCCGCGCGGCCGGCCTCGCTGCCCGGTCCGACTCTCGCCGCCGACGCGCACCGTCCGCTGTGACGGCCACGTACCCGGCGCGCACCAGGCACCGCGCGCAGCCCACGGCCGCGGCCGGACTCGTCACCGAACTCGTCACCGACGAACGGGCCTTCGCCGCGCTGGCCCCGGCCTGGGGACGGCTGTACAAGCGGTGCGCCGCCGCGACCCCGTTCCAGAGCCACGCGTGGCTGCACTCGTGGTGGCAGTCGTACGGCAGGCCGCGCCGGCTCAGGCTGTTACTGGTGCGCCGCGGACGCGATCTGGTCGCGGCGGCCCCGCTGATGCTGGTCCGCCGGCCGCTGCCCGCGCTGGTGCCGCTCGGCGGGGCGATCTCGGACTACGCGGACGTACTGCTGGACGACGCCGACGACGGACGCGCGCTCGGCGCCCTGACCGAGGCCCTGTCGGCGGCGGCGCGCACGGCCCTGATCGACCTGCGCGAGGTCCGCCCGGGCGCCGTGGCCGAGCGGATCCACGACCGCTGGCGCGGGCCGCGCCGCGGGGTGCCGGACTCGCTGTGCCTGGAGCTGCCCGCGGTGCCCATGGCCGAACTGGTCGCCCGGCTGCCGTCGGGCAAGGCCCAGCGGGTGCGCGCCAAGCTCCGCAAGCTGACCGCGCTGGGGGTGACGCGGCGGGTGGCCGGACCGATGGAGGTGGACGTCGCCCTGCACCGGCTGCTGGCCCTGCACCGCTTGCAGTGGCAGGACCGGAAGGTGACGAGCGAGCACCTCAGTCCCCGGTTCCGCGAGCATCTGGCGCGCGCGGTGGGTCCGATGGTGCGCTCCGGGAACGCCGTCGTGACGGAGTTCCGGATCGGCGCGGACGTGGTCGCCGTCGACCTGACCCTGCTGTCCCGGAGCCTGGCCGGCGGCTATCTGTACGGCGCCCATCCGCGCCTGCGCGAGACCAGGGCGGACGTGGCCGTGATGCTGCTGGACGCGTGCACCGAGCGGACCGTCGCGGGCGGGCACGGGGCGCTGAGTCTGCTGCGCGGCGACGAGCCCTACAAGCACCACTGGCGTCCCGAACCGGTCGTCAACCGGCGGCTGCTGCTGGCCCGGCGGAGCACCGCCCCACTGCTGTCGGCCGCGCTGCTGGACGCGGCCGCCCGGCAGCGGGGCAAGGAGGTGCTGCACCGGTGGAAGGAACGCGACCGGGACTAGGCGGTGTCTCCCCGATCTTCGCGGGTCCGCGACGCCCTGATCCACGAAGATCGAAGAGACACCCCCTAGCGGCTCCGCGACCACCAGTCGAAGCGCAGGCAGAGCTTTCCGCCGAGCCAGTACTCGACCCAGTCACCGAGGTTCAGCGGCGAGCAGTTGGCGGGAGGACTCGTGACGGGCACGGGGGTGGGCGCGGGAGCCTGCACCGGGGTCGGGGTGGGTGTCGGGGTCGGGGTGGGCTTGACCACCGGGGTCGGAGTGGGGGTCGGGGTGGGCTTGACGACTGGGCTCGGAGTGGGGGTCGGGGTGGGTTTGACGACCGGGGTCGGAGTCGGGGTCGGGGTCGGGGTGGGTTCCGGGGCCGGCTGGTCGGTGCGGCCGTACAGGGCGGACCGGTAGACCTCGGAGGACCGGGGGTTGCGCGAGCACTGCCACACCCCGTGCGGGCAGTAATCGGTCAGCGTGTTGTACAGCGGCTTGTGCTCGTCGATCCAGGCGAGCATGCGCCGCATGTACTCGGTGTTGTCCCCGTTGCTGAAGAGTCCCCACTCCGGATAGGAGACGGGCTTGCCGTGGGCCTTGGCGAAGTCCACCTGCTGCTGGAGGCCGTAGGGTTCCGCCACCTGCTCGTCGAAGGACAGGCCGCTCGGCTGGTCGTAGGAGTCCATGCCGATGACGTCGACCATGTCGTCGCCCGGGTAGCACTCGGTCCACGGCACGGCGTCGCGGCCGCGGCTCGGCGCGAAGTCGAACCGGAACCTCTGGCCCGGCACCGACCGCATGGTGGTGACGATCCGCTTCCAGTACGCCTTCCAGGCCTCCGGGTCCGGTCCGCAGCGGTGGGTGTACGTGGCGCCGTTCATCTCCCAGCCGAGCACGAGCACCGTGTCCGGCACGCCCAGCGCCACCAGCCGCTGGGCCAGGGCACGGAAGTGCCGGTCGAACTGTCCCGCCTCGCCCAGCCGCAGCAGCAGGCGCACCTGGGCGTCGGAGAGGTTGTCCTCGTTGCGCTCCTGCATGGGCACGTTGAGCACGAGGGTGCGGTCCGCCTTCTCGCGCCGCCAGTGCGCCCACACGTCCAGGAAGCCGGGCGCGCCCTCGATGTCGGCCCAGTGGTCGCCGGGCAGATAGGTGTGCGCGACCTTCAGCTCCGCGTCGCCGAGCCAGTGACTGAGCCCGGCCATCCGCGCCACTCCGAGCGCCCCGGAGTCGAGGAAGGCACCGAAGGCCGGATACGTCTTCGCGGGAGCTGCCGGTGCCGGAGTGACCGGTGCGGGAGTCGTCGGCGTCGGAGTCGTCGGCGTCGGTGCGGCGGGCGTCGGATCAGCCGCCGCCGGAGCGGTCGGCGTAGGTGCGGTCGCTGCCGATGCGCTCGGTGCAGGAGCCGTCGGTGCCGAAGCGCTCGGTGCGAGAGCCGTCGGTGCGGGAGCGGGATGATCGGTCGCCCGTGTCCCTCCCGCCGCGAATCCGGGACCGGCCGTCAGGGCGACCGACGCGGTGATCGTCGCCGCGACCACGGCCAGTCGCGGGCGCCGGACCCTTCGCTGCTGTCGAGCCATGATCGCCCTCTCTCCACGCGACTGCCTTCCCGGCGCGCGCTCCTTGTTATTGACACCCAGTCACATCGATACGGATGCCGCCAGTGCGGTTACGGCTTTCAGGTGGTCCCGGGCGCCGCACGGGTGAGCCGGCCGGCCCGGGCCGCGGAGAAAGCGAGCGGTTGCTGATGTACGACCTGCTGGTGGTGGGGGCGGGTCCCTACGGCCTGTCCGTCGCGTCGCACGCGGTGGCGGCCGGACTGGACGTGCGGGTCTTCGGGCGGCCCATGGCGACCTGGCTCGACCACATGCCCCGGGGAATGCTCCTGGAGTCGGCGCCGTGGGCGACCAACCTCTCGGATCCGGAAGGCCGTTGGCGCCTCGATGTGTTCCGCGCGTTCCGCGCGTCCCGCGGGACGACGGTCCCGCACGCCGATCCCCTCCCGCTGGAGGTGTTCACCGAGTACGGCCTGTGGTTCGCCCGCAACGCCGTGCCGCCGCCCGACGAGCGGACGGTGACCGGGGTGGCACCCTGCCAGGGCGGCTTCGAGGTGAACGTCGAGGACGGGGAGAGGCTCACCGCGCGGACGGTCGCGCTGGCCGTGGGCGTGCCGCCGTTCGCCGAGCTGCCCGCGCCGCTGCGCGGAGTGCCGTCCGCCCTCGTCTCGCACAGCAGCCACCACCGCGACCTAGAACGGTTCCGCGACCAGGATGTCACCGTGCTCGGCGCCGGCCAGTCGGCCCTGGAGACGGCCGCGCTGCTGGCCGAACAGGGCACGCGGGTAAGGCTGCTGGCCCGCGCGGAGCGACTGCGCTGGAACCCGGTCCCGTCCGCCCTCGAACGCCCGTGGTGGCACTCGGCCCGGGCCCCGCACAGCGCCCTCGGCCGCGGCTGGCGCAACGGGTTCTACGCCGAACGGCCCGACCTGTACCGGCGGCTGCCGGCGCGGACCCGGGCCCGGCTCGCAGTGGACGCGCGCGGCCCGGCGGGCGCCTGGTGGCTGCGTGAACGGGTGGAGCCCCGGGTGGCGGCGCTGCTCGGCCATGAGCTGGTGGCGGCGCGTGAAGTGCCGGGCGGACTACGCCTGGAGACGGCCGGGCGGCGGGGCGGCAGGCGGGTGCTGGAGACCGGCCACGTCATCGCGGCGACCGGCTTCCGGGTGGGCCGCGAGCGACTGCGCCTGGTCTGCCCCGGGTTGCGCGCGCTGCTGGCCACCGGCGCCGGCGGGGCGCCGGAAGTGGGCCTGGACTTCGAGTCGTCGTACCCCGGGCTGTTCCTCGCCGGTCTGGTCACGGCCGCGGACTTCGGCCCGGCGATGCGTTTCGTGCACGGCGCGTCCTTCACGGCGGACACGCTGGTGCGCGGGGTACGGCGACGACTGCGGGAGGGGCCGGCCGGCTGGCGGATTCCGGCCGGACGGCGTGGCGAGGTGCCGGACGGGGCCCGGCACTGAAGGATGCGATACGGCTCCCTGGCGGTACGGCGCCGGGGTGCCGCCTGGCGGGCGGAGTCGCGGGTGGCGGGGTGCCGGGCACTGAGGTCCGGCACCCGACGCGTTACCGACGAGACGCGGCTCGGCCTCGCCGGTACAGAACGGCACCGGCCACGATCAGCGCCGCACTCGCGGCCGAGGTCGCGATCATGGCGCGGGCATCGCCACCGGTGTGCGGAAGTGAGGGCGGCGGACCGTGGTGGTGGCCGCCGTGGGGAGGAGGCGTGTGGTGACCACCATGCGGAGGCGGGGTGTGGTGTCCGCCGTGGGGTGGAGGCGTGGTCTCCTCGCCGCCGTAGGGAGGCGGGGTGTGGTGGCCGCCGTGGGGTGGAGGCGTGGTCTCCTCGCCGCCGTAGGGAGGCGGGGTGTGGTGGCCGCCGGGCGGGGTGGAGTGCTCGCCGTACGGGGGAGGCGTGGTCTCCTCGCCGCCGTAGGGGGGCCGGGTGGTGGTTTCTCCACCGCCGTAGGGAGGCGCGGTGGTCGTCTCGCCGCCACCGTAGGGAGGCGCCGTGGTCTCGTCCCCACCGTAGGGAGGCGCCGTGGTCTCGTCCCCACCGTACGGAGGCGCAGTGGTCTCGTCCCCACCGTACGGAGGCGCAGTGGTCTCGTCCCCACCGTACGGAGGCGCAGTGGTCTCGTCCCCACCGTACGGAGGCGCAGTGGTCTCGTCCCCGCCATAGGCGGGCGGAGTGGTCTCGTCGCCGCCGTACGGAGGCGCGGTCGTCTCGTCCCCGCCGTACGCGGGCGGAGTGCTCTCGTTGCCGCCGTACGCGGGCGGAGTGGTCTCCTCGCCGCCGTACGGAGGCGCGGTCGTCTCGTCCCCGCCGTACGCGGGCGGAGTGCTCTCGTTGCCGCCGTACGCGGGCGGGGTGGTCTCCTCGCCGCCGTAGGCGGGCGGAGTGGTCGCGGGGCTCGGGGAGCCGTAACCGGAGTCGTCGTCGGAGTCGCCGTACGCGGGCGTGTGCGAGGCACCGGCGTGTGTCTTCGAACCGTGGCTGTTCGCACAGGAGTTACCGAACGCGGGGTTCAGCGCGGCCGCCACGTCGACGGAGTTGCCGCAGGCGTTGACCGGGACGTCCACCGGCACTTCGACGGTGTTGCCGGACAGCACACCGGGCGAGCCCTGTGCGGTGCCGTGCGCGCCCGAGTCGGCGAGCGCCTGGCCGCCGTACAAGGACATCACACCCGTCGCTGCGGCGGCAGCGGCCACGACCATGCCCTTGCTGAGGGTCTGTCGCAATGTGGTTGTCTTCCTGCTCGAAGAAGTGGGAAGGCCGGCCTCGGAACACGTAATCGAAGGATCGACGGTCCGAGGCCGGCCTGAACGCAGCCGTGGGCTGGTGCGTTGTGTTACCTGTGTCAGTCGTTGCCGCAGGCGCTGCCGAACGCCGGGTTCAGCAGACCGATGACGTCGACCGAGTCGCCACACACGTTGACCGGCACGTGAACCGGGATCTCGACCGTGTTGCCGGACAGGACGCCCGGGGAACCGACAGCGGCGCCCGTGGCACCGGAGTCGGCGAAGGCGGGCACCGCACCACCCAGGGCGAGGATCGCACCGGCGATGACAGCAGCGCTCTTCTTCATGGAGTTTCCCTTCTCTGCGGTCATGCCCCTATGTCGGCCGAAACCGAGCGAGCACAGCTTGAACGGCTCGCACCATGACCAGCAGGCTGTAAAACGAGGCATAGACAGCCGAAGAAACTATGGAACGCGAGTCGCCCCGGAATTCACTCGAACGCCTTCACAAAATTGACACGTTGGCGGAATCGGCCGGATCCGAGTCCGCGGCGTGCGCGGGAAATCGCAGGAGAAACGCTTCTTCAGAAAAAAGCGAAGGCCGCCCGGGCGGTGCGGAAACTCCGCACGCGCCCGGACGGCCTTTCGGACCGCGAGGGGTCAGTTGTTGGCGGTGCCGTTGCCGGACAGGGCCGAGACGTCGTCCAGGACGTGCGAGAGCGGCTCGTCGTCCTTGGCCTGGGTGGAGTTCTCGGCGCACTGCTGGTTCTGCGGCGAGGACAGGACCGGGATGTCCTGGACGCCGACGTTGGCGAGGACGGCCACGACCGACTGGACGTCCGCCTTGACGGGCAGGCCGACACAGAGCTTGTTCAGCGAGCTGCCGACCAGCGTGGCCTGCGGGCTCATGCTGCCGTAGGTCGCGTTGTTGCCGAACGACTCGGCCGCGTTGTTGCCGCTGAGCGACGTGGTGCCGGTGTCGTTGCCGATGGCGAGCGCCTGGGGGGCTGCCGCCGCCGACACACCGACGAAGGACGCGGCGACCACCGCAGCGGCCATTGCCTTCTTCAGCATTTCGGTATTCCTTTCCTGGCTCCTCGGCTCCTCGCCAAGACGCACGTTCCTGTCCGGCATCAACCCGGCCACGGCGTTTTGGTTGCGGGGTATCACCCGTTCGGATCGTTCGGCGGTACGGAACCCGTGGAATTCCGAGGACGGTCGCCCGTGCGCGCCGCATGGCCCCATGTGGTCCATTGGAGTGAACGGGAGCAACCGATCGCCATGGCGGGCAGTTGACCCCGATGGCTCCGGTGGACGGGGTTTCTCCAGAAGGGAATCACAAGTGATCAAGAAGGTTCTGGCCGCCGCCGCGGTCGCCGCCTCCGTCGTCGGCGCCTCCGCCGTCGCCGCGTCGCCGGCCCTGGCCATCGGCAACGACCACGGCACGACCTCCTTCAGCGGCAACGGCGCCTCCCAGGCGTTCGGCAACTCGGCCACCTACGGCAGCATGAGCCCGCAGATGGCGCTCATCCAGGGTTCGCTGAACAAGCCCTGCATCGGCCTGCCCGCGAAGGTCAACGCCCAGTCCCTGGTGGGTCTGCTCAACATCGGCGTGCAGGACATCCCGGTCCTGTCCTCGCCGCAGAACCAGCAGTGTGTCGAGAACTCCACCCAGGCCAAGGGCGACGAGCCGCTCTCGCACATCCTGGACGACATCTCCGCCCTGTCCGGCAACGGCACCGCCAACAACTGATCCGGAGATCCCCGGGGTCCCGCACGGCCCCTCCGTCGGGCCGCCGAGCTTTTCGGCGGCCCTTCGGCGTGTCCCCGCGTCCCCGGCCGGACGTCCGCCGGCCGGGTACGCGGGGCTGCCGTGTGTGGGGTGGGTGAGCCGGGCGGCCGTACCGCGGTTCAGGTGCACCGCGCGGCACAGGGGGCGCGCGTGAACCTGACGGAGTGCGCTGACCCGATCGAGGCAAAGACCGCAACCCCGAAGGGCTCCGCACCGTTGTCGATCACGCAGCTCCTCCCCGGAGTCCGCCTTTTCGAAAGGGAACGAACATGAAGAAGCTGTGGGCAACCGCGGCCGTCGCCGCCTCCGTCGCCGGTCTCGCGGGTGCGGCCGCCCCGCAGGCCCTTGCCATCGGCGACGACCACGGCACGACCTCCTTCAGCGGCAACGACGCCACCCAGGCGTTCGGCAACTCGGCCACGTACGGCGACATGAGCCCGCAGCTCTCGCTGGTCCAGGGTTCGCTGAACAAGCCCTGCATCGGCCTGCCCGCGAAGGTCAACGCCCAGTCGATCCTGGCCCTGGTCAACGTCGGCGTCCAGGACATCCCGGTCCTGTCCTCGCCGCAGAACCAGCAGTGCGTGGAGAACTCCACCCAGGCCAAGGGCGACGAGCCGCTCTCGCACCTCCTGGACGACATCTCCGCCCTGTCCGGCAACGGTGCCGGCAACGGCTGATCCAGGTCCTCCGCGGCGGCGGGTCACCGGTCTTCTCCGGTGGCCCGCCGTCGCGTTGTGCCGCCGGGACCTCGAAGGCGGGGGCCGGTGGCCCGTCGTCCTCGGTGAACTCCCCCTGGATCAGCGGGAAGGCGCCGACGGCCTCGGTGCGCGGGAGCCGCCGCACCGGCTCAGGAGACCACGTCCTTGCGGGCGAACCCGCGGAAGGCCAGGGCGAACAGGACGAGGGCGTAGGTCACCGAGACCGCGGCGCCCTGGATCATGCCGGACCATTCCAGCTGCGGCTGGACGGCGTCGGCCCAGGCGAACTGCCAGTGCGCGGGCAGGAAGTCCCGCCAGTGGCCGAGGGCGGTGACGGCATCCAGGACGTTGCCGACGATGGTCAGGCCGACCGCGCCGCCGACCGCGCCGAGCGGGGCGTCCGTCCTCGTCGACAGCCAGAACGCCAGTGCCGCGGTGACCAGTTGGGACACGAAGACGTACGCCACCACGATCACCAGGCGCCGGGCCGCATCGCCGGCGTCCAGCTGGCCGCCGGTGGGGATCTGCAGCGGGCCCCAGCCGTAGGCGGCCGTGCCGACCGCGAGGGCCACCACCGGCAGCAGCACCATCGCGGCGAGGCTGAGCCCGAGGGCCACGGCGAGCTTGGACCACAGCAGCCGGGCCCGGGGCACGGGCGCGGCGAGCAGATAGCGCAGGGAGGACCAGCTCGCCTCGGAGGCGACCGTGTCCCCGCAGAACAGGGCGACCGGGATCACCAGCAGGAAGCCCGCCGAGACGAACAGGCTGACCGCGGCGAAGTTGGCGCCGGACGCGGTGGCCGTGTCCATCAGCGTGATCCGGTTGTTGCGGCCGCCGGGGCTGCCGCCGATGGTGAAGGCGACGAGCAGGACGAACGGCAGGGCCGCGAGGATCGCGCCCATGATCAGGGTGCGGCGCCGCGTGAGCTGGCGGACCAGCTCCACGCGCAGGGGCAGGGTGCGGCCCGCGCGGTAGCCGGAGGCGGCCTCGGCGGGCTCGGTGAGCGTGCTCACGGGGTACCTCCGATCAGGGTGAGGAAGGCGTCTTCCAGGCGCCGGTGCGGGCCGACCGAGGCGACGGGCACCTCCAGGCGGACCAGCTCCACGACCAGCCGCTCGGCGGTGCCGCCGGGT comes from the Streptomyces sp. NBC_00820 genome and includes:
- a CDS encoding glycoside hydrolase family 26 protein, translated to MARQQRRVRRPRLAVVAATITASVALTAGPGFAAGGTRATDHPAPAPTALAPSASAPTAPAPSASAATAPTPTAPAAADPTPAAPTPTTPTPTTPAPVTPAPAAPAKTYPAFGAFLDSGALGVARMAGLSHWLGDAELKVAHTYLPGDHWADIEGAPGFLDVWAHWRREKADRTLVLNVPMQERNEDNLSDAQVRLLLRLGEAGQFDRHFRALAQRLVALGVPDTVLVLGWEMNGATYTHRCGPDPEAWKAYWKRIVTTMRSVPGQRFRFDFAPSRGRDAVPWTECYPGDDMVDVIGMDSYDQPSGLSFDEQVAEPYGLQQQVDFAKAHGKPVSYPEWGLFSNGDNTEYMRRMLAWIDEHKPLYNTLTDYCPHGVWQCSRNPRSSEVYRSALYGRTDQPAPEPTPTPTPTPTPVVKPTPTPTPSPVVKPTPTPTPTPVVKPTPTPTPTPTPVQAPAPTPVPVTSPPANCSPLNLGDWVEYWLGGKLCLRFDWWSRSR
- a CDS encoding NAD(P)-binding domain-containing protein; its protein translation is MYDLLVVGAGPYGLSVASHAVAAGLDVRVFGRPMATWLDHMPRGMLLESAPWATNLSDPEGRWRLDVFRAFRASRGTTVPHADPLPLEVFTEYGLWFARNAVPPPDERTVTGVAPCQGGFEVNVEDGERLTARTVALAVGVPPFAELPAPLRGVPSALVSHSSHHRDLERFRDQDVTVLGAGQSALETAALLAEQGTRVRLLARAERLRWNPVPSALERPWWHSARAPHSALGRGWRNGFYAERPDLYRRLPARTRARLAVDARGPAGAWWLRERVEPRVAALLGHELVAAREVPGGLRLETAGRRGGRRVLETGHVIAATGFRVGRERLRLVCPGLRALLATGAGGAPEVGLDFESSYPGLFLAGLVTAADFGPAMRFVHGASFTADTLVRGVRRRLREGPAGWRIPAGRRGEVPDGARH
- a CDS encoding chaplin family protein, coding for MRQTLSKGMVVAAAAAATGVMSLYGGQALADSGAHGTAQGSPGVLSGNTVEVPVDVPVNACGNSVDVAAALNPAFGNSCANSHGSKTHAGASHTPAYGDSDDDSGYGSPSPATTPPAYGGEETTPPAYGGNESTPPAYGGDETTAPPYGGEETTPPAYGGNESTPPAYGGDETTAPPYGGDETTPPAYGGDETTAPPYGGDETTAPPYGGDETTAPPYGGDETTAPPYGGDETTAPPYGGDETTAPPYGGGETTTAPPYGGGETTTRPPYGGEETTPPPYGEHSTPPGGHHTPPPYGGEETTPPPHGGHHTPPPYGGEETTPPPHGGHHTPPPHGGHHTPPPHGGHHHGPPPSLPHTGGDARAMIATSAASAALIVAGAVLYRRGRAASRR
- a CDS encoding chaplin, with product MTAEKGNSMKKSAAVIAGAILALGGAVPAFADSGATGAAVGSPGVLSGNTVEIPVHVPVNVCGDSVDVIGLLNPAFGSACGND
- a CDS encoding rodlin, producing the protein MLKKAMAAAVVAASFVGVSAAAAPQALAIGNDTGTTSLSGNNAAESFGNNATYGSMSPQATLVGSSLNKLCVGLPVKADVQSVVAVLANVGVQDIPVLSSPQNQQCAENSTQAKDDEPLSHVLDDVSALSGNGTANN
- a CDS encoding rodlin — translated: MIKKVLAAAAVAASVVGASAVAASPALAIGNDHGTTSFSGNGASQAFGNSATYGSMSPQMALIQGSLNKPCIGLPAKVNAQSLVGLLNIGVQDIPVLSSPQNQQCVENSTQAKGDEPLSHILDDISALSGNGTANN
- a CDS encoding rodlin translates to MKKLWATAAVAASVAGLAGAAAPQALAIGDDHGTTSFSGNDATQAFGNSATYGDMSPQLSLVQGSLNKPCIGLPAKVNAQSILALVNVGVQDIPVLSSPQNQQCVENSTQAKGDEPLSHLLDDISALSGNGAGNG